The Rhinoderma darwinii isolate aRhiDar2 chromosome 11, aRhiDar2.hap1, whole genome shotgun sequence genome window below encodes:
- the CCNJ gene encoding cyclin-J yields the protein MELEGLWWKGQLAADIHQTLRYKELKLPSYKGQSPQLNLRRYFADLIAIVSNRFKLCPTARHLAVYLLDLFMDRYDISIQQLHIVALSCLLLGSKFEDKEDRVPKLDQLNSLGCMTNMNLVLTKQNLLHMELLLLETFGWNLCLPTPAHFIDYYLSIAVHDTDLHDGWPMICLEKTKIYMAKYADYFLEVSLQDHMFLNYIPSLVAAACVAASRIILRLTPSWPTRLHRLTVYSWDILVPCIERLLIAHDNDVKEANKHKSHLSHAATPCLFPQSPAPPQAHVQQHMPHFLHPQHQLQFHHQPATPQPGCPQIVSTAHTSAFPLQTCSSGLTSSVQPRAHIQTAASVSLAAVPLEVKPCLGVSYNRNFPVNGHYSCITQCFER from the exons ATGGAGCTTGAAGGGTTGTGGTGGAAGGGTCAGCTCGCTGCAGACATCCATCAGACTCTCCGCTATAAA gaATTAAAGCTTCCGTCCTACAAAGGCCAGTCTCCCCAGCTGAACTTAAGACGCTACTTTGCAGACTTGATCGCTATTGTCAGTAATCGATTTAAGCTGTGTCCTACTGCCCGTCATCTCGCTGTCTACCTGCTGGATCTCTTCATGGACCGATATGATATCTCAATCCAACAGCTACATATCGTGGCACTCTCCTGTTTGCTATTAGGAA gtaAATTTGAAGATAAGGAAGATCGAGTGCCAAAGCTAGACCAGCTGAATAGTCTCGGATGTATGACCAACATGAACCTGGTGCTAACTAAACAAAATCTGCTCCACATGGAGCTTCTGCTGCTGGAAACATTTGGGTGGAACTTGTGCCTCCCAACTCCTGCCCATTTTATAGATTACTACTTGTCCATTGCTGTCCACGACACTGACCTCCATGATGGCTGGCCCATGATCTGCTTAGAGAAGACCAAAATTTACATGGCCAAATATGCAGACTATTTCTTAGAAGTATCTCTGCAAg ATCACATGTTTTTAAATTACATTCCTTCACTTGTGGCTGCTGCGTGTGTTGCAGCGTCTCGCATTATCTTACGGCTTACGCCCTCTTGGCCTACAAGGCTTCACCGTCTCACTGTGTACTCCTGGGACATCCTTGTGCCTTGCATTGAGAGATTACTGAT TGCACATGACAATGACGTAAAAGAAGCCAACAAGCACAAGTCTCATCTGAGCCATGCAGCGACTCCATGTCTATTTCCACAGTCCCCGGCCCCACCACAAGCCCACGTCCAGCAGCACATGCCTCACTTTCTGCATCCCCAACACCAGCTGCAGTTTCATCATCAACCAGCTACTCCACAGCCCGGCTGTCCTCAGATTGTGTCTACAGCCCACACGTCGGCGTTTCCTCTCCAGACCTGCTCCTCTGGCCTGACCTCAAGCGTCCAGCCCCGGGCACACATACAGACTGCTGCCAGTGTCTCTCTAGCCGCTGTACCCCTAGAAGTGAAGCCTTGCTTAGGGGTGTCTTACAACAGAAACTTTCCAGTGAACGGACACTACTCCTGTATCACTCAGTGTTTTGAGAGGTGA